A window of Tautonia plasticadhaerens contains these coding sequences:
- a CDS encoding YjhG/YagF family D-xylonate dehydratase codes for MDRNTPDEFAAIVESPAEALDVRTRAEGPGGSLPLTDEMLREWPSGDLFGLSQNAGMGWDPSTTADEPFLILSTQGGLRDDSGRPIALGYHTGHWEIGLLVRAAAEELRSLGGLPFAGAVTDPCDGRTQGTTGMMDSLPYRNDAAIVMRRLIRSLPRRRGVLGVATCDKGAPAMLMALAGSKQFPGVFVPGGVTLPPSRGEDAGKIQTIGVRYVHGELSLAEAADLGCRACASPGGGCQFLGTAATTQVVAEGMGLCVPHAALAPSGQPIWLDMARRSARAVSAMARKGLTLGDVLTDAAVRNAMAVHAAFGGSTNLLLHIPAIAFSAGLARPTVEDWQEVNRRVPRIVSVLPNGPFDHPTVRAYLAGGVPEVMLHLRDLGLIDVSVLTVTGEPLGRVLDWWRSSDRRSRLRDALNRLDGVDPDEVIMSPALAAERGLTSTVTFPTGNLAPLGSVVKSTAIDPSVVDPDGVYRKVGPARVFTRERDAVAAIKGQGGARPISAGDVIVLMGRGPMGAGMEETYQVTSALKHLAFGKQVAVITDARFSGVSTGACIGHVGPEALADGPIGRVRDGDLIRIEVDRIRLTGRVDLVGCDGEEFGPFEGERRLAGRTSHPDLSPDPDLPADTRLWAALQAVGGGTWGGCVYDPEAILAAIGGGATGRGVAGTSR; via the coding sequence ATGGACCGGAACACGCCCGATGAATTCGCCGCGATCGTCGAGTCGCCCGCCGAGGCGCTCGACGTGCGGACCCGGGCCGAGGGCCCGGGAGGCTCGCTGCCGCTGACCGACGAGATGCTCCGCGAATGGCCCTCGGGAGACCTCTTCGGCCTCTCCCAGAACGCCGGGATGGGCTGGGACCCGTCGACGACCGCCGACGAACCGTTCCTGATCCTCAGCACCCAAGGCGGCCTGCGGGACGACTCCGGCCGGCCAATCGCCCTGGGCTATCACACCGGACACTGGGAGATCGGCCTGCTCGTCCGGGCCGCCGCCGAGGAATTGCGGTCGCTCGGCGGCCTCCCCTTCGCCGGGGCGGTCACCGACCCCTGCGACGGCCGGACCCAGGGCACGACGGGGATGATGGACAGCCTGCCGTACCGCAATGACGCGGCGATCGTCATGCGGCGCCTAATCCGGTCGCTCCCCCGCCGCCGGGGGGTCCTCGGCGTGGCGACCTGCGACAAGGGGGCCCCGGCGATGCTGATGGCGCTGGCCGGGTCGAAGCAATTCCCGGGCGTCTTCGTCCCCGGGGGCGTGACCCTGCCGCCCTCCCGGGGTGAGGACGCGGGGAAGATCCAGACGATCGGGGTCCGATACGTCCACGGCGAACTGTCGCTGGCCGAGGCGGCCGACCTCGGTTGCCGGGCCTGCGCCTCGCCCGGGGGGGGATGCCAGTTCCTCGGCACGGCGGCGACCACGCAGGTCGTCGCCGAGGGGATGGGACTCTGCGTCCCCCACGCCGCGCTCGCCCCCTCCGGCCAGCCGATCTGGCTCGACATGGCCCGGCGATCGGCCCGGGCCGTGTCGGCGATGGCCCGCAAGGGCCTCACCCTGGGGGACGTGCTCACCGACGCCGCCGTCCGCAACGCGATGGCGGTGCATGCGGCCTTCGGGGGATCGACCAACCTCCTGCTGCACATCCCCGCCATCGCCTTCTCCGCGGGCCTGGCACGGCCGACGGTCGAGGACTGGCAGGAGGTCAATCGGCGGGTCCCTCGGATCGTCAGCGTCCTCCCCAACGGCCCCTTCGACCACCCGACCGTCCGCGCCTACCTTGCCGGTGGGGTGCCCGAGGTGATGCTCCACCTGCGGGACCTCGGGCTGATCGACGTCTCGGTCCTGACCGTCACCGGAGAGCCGCTGGGCCGCGTCCTCGATTGGTGGCGGTCGAGCGACCGTCGGTCGAGGCTCCGGGACGCGTTGAACCGACTCGACGGCGTCGACCCCGACGAGGTGATCATGTCCCCGGCCCTCGCCGCCGAGCGAGGCCTGACCAGCACGGTGACCTTCCCGACCGGCAACCTGGCCCCGCTCGGCTCGGTGGTCAAGAGCACGGCGATCGACCCCTCGGTCGTCGACCCCGACGGCGTCTACCGCAAGGTCGGCCCGGCCCGTGTCTTCACCCGGGAGCGGGACGCCGTGGCCGCGATCAAGGGGCAGGGGGGGGCCCGACCGATCAGTGCCGGAGACGTGATCGTGCTGATGGGACGAGGCCCGATGGGGGCGGGGATGGAGGAGACCTACCAGGTCACCTCCGCCTTGAAGCACTTGGCCTTCGGCAAGCAGGTCGCCGTGATCACCGACGCCCGCTTCTCCGGGGTCTCGACCGGGGCCTGCATCGGCCACGTCGGCCCCGAGGCCCTCGCGGACGGCCCGATCGGCCGGGTCCGGGACGGCGACCTGATCCGGATCGAGGTCGATCGCATCCGCCTCACCGGCCGGGTCGACCTCGTGGGATGCGACGGCGAGGAGTTCGGGCCCTTCGAGGGCGAACGGCGTCTCGCAGGCCGGACCTCGCATCCCGATCTCTCCCCCGACCCGGACCTCCCGGCCGACACGCGCCTCTGGGCCGCCCTCCAGGCGGTCGGCGGCGGGACCTGGGGGGGCTGCGTGTACGATCCCGAGGCGATCCTCGCCGCGATCGGCGGAGGGGCGACCGGACGCGGAGTGGCGGGGACTTCTCGATGA
- a CDS encoding DUF1501 domain-containing protein codes for MRPSDADRSCLGPNRRALLRVGVLGMLGLGLDDLLRLRSRARARDGYGTEATLSGTPRAKSCILVWLSGGPSHIDTWDPKPDAPDDVRGEFSPIETSIPGVRISEILPEIAKMLDRATLVRSITSPEAEHDRASHHMLTGYRPSPALVYPSFGSVVAKVRGFDASTLPPYAAIPSAPLFSSSGYLTPAFDPFSVGGDPNQAGFRVRDLTPPDRLTLDRLRRRREMVSALDRFASGSVVDTPLTTSRDSFAEQAYDLLTSGEAQEAFRIEQEPDEVRDRFGRTQFGQSMLLARRLVEAGVGFVTVNDQGAGPVGWDTHVDNFAMLKDTLAPPIDRGIAALIADLDGRGLLDETLVVVMGEFGRTPKINGNAGRDHHGRASSVLLAGGGMPRGLLLGATDAIGDLPSDRPVTPNDLAASLYSALGINPEHRFQTPDGQPIRLVDGGHAIDELFS; via the coding sequence ATGAGACCGAGCGACGCAGACCGATCGTGCCTCGGACCGAATCGCCGGGCGCTCCTGCGGGTCGGCGTGCTGGGGATGCTGGGCCTCGGGCTCGACGACCTCCTCCGACTCCGCTCCCGGGCCCGGGCGCGGGACGGCTACGGCACCGAGGCGACGCTCTCGGGGACTCCCCGGGCAAAGTCCTGCATCCTCGTCTGGCTCTCCGGAGGCCCCAGCCACATCGACACCTGGGATCCCAAGCCCGACGCCCCGGACGACGTCCGGGGCGAGTTCTCGCCCATCGAGACGAGCATCCCCGGCGTCCGGATCAGCGAGATCCTGCCGGAGATCGCCAAGATGCTCGACCGGGCGACCCTGGTCCGCAGCATCACCTCGCCGGAGGCCGAACACGACCGCGCCTCCCACCATATGCTGACCGGTTATCGGCCGAGCCCGGCCCTGGTCTACCCGAGCTTCGGGAGCGTCGTGGCGAAGGTCCGTGGCTTCGATGCCAGCACATTGCCCCCCTACGCCGCCATCCCTTCCGCCCCGCTTTTCTCCTCCAGCGGGTACCTGACCCCCGCCTTCGACCCCTTCTCCGTGGGCGGAGATCCGAATCAAGCCGGCTTCCGGGTCCGGGATCTCACCCCTCCCGACCGCCTGACGCTCGACCGCCTCCGGCGCCGCCGGGAGATGGTCTCCGCGCTCGACCGCTTCGCCTCCGGGTCGGTCGTCGACACCCCGCTGACCACCAGCCGAGACTCGTTCGCCGAGCAGGCCTACGACCTGCTCACCTCAGGGGAGGCCCAGGAGGCATTCCGGATCGAACAGGAGCCCGACGAGGTCCGGGACCGCTTCGGGCGGACCCAGTTCGGCCAGTCGATGCTCCTCGCCCGGCGCCTGGTCGAGGCGGGGGTCGGCTTCGTCACCGTCAATGACCAGGGCGCGGGGCCCGTCGGCTGGGACACCCACGTCGACAATTTCGCGATGCTCAAGGACACCCTGGCCCCGCCGATCGACCGGGGCATCGCCGCCCTCATCGCCGACCTGGACGGGCGTGGCCTGCTGGACGAGACGCTGGTCGTGGTCATGGGAGAGTTCGGCCGGACGCCGAAGATCAACGGCAACGCGGGGCGAGATCACCACGGCCGGGCCAGCAGCGTCCTGCTCGCCGGGGGCGGCATGCCTCGCGGGTTGCTGCTCGGCGCGACCGACGCGATCGGCGACCTGCCCAGCGACCGCCCCGTCACTCCGAACGACCTCGCCGCCTCGCTCTACTCGGCACTCGGCATCAATCCCGAGCACCGCTTCCAGACTCCCGACGGCCAGCCCATCCGGCTGGTCGACGGCGGCCACGCGATCGACGAACTGTTCTCCTGA
- a CDS encoding twin-arginine translocase TatA/TatE family subunit: MLYALLPGIGPQEMVIIGILGVLLFGKRLPEVGKSLGKGIAEFRRGFSGVEDEIRSINRQVTTTNSSSTRPYTGSSPTASAPAVSNDLAPDPAVPKFEPPTAAPSPRAETASAYDPQPYGD, encoded by the coding sequence ATGCTCTACGCCTTGCTCCCCGGGATCGGCCCGCAGGAGATGGTCATCATCGGCATCCTCGGCGTGCTCCTGTTCGGCAAGCGGCTGCCCGAGGTGGGCAAGTCCCTGGGCAAGGGGATCGCCGAGTTCCGCAGGGGCTTCAGCGGAGTCGAGGACGAGATCCGGTCGATCAACCGCCAGGTGACCACGACCAACTCCTCCTCGACCCGCCCCTATACCGGCAGCAGCCCGACTGCGTCGGCCCCCGCCGTGTCCAACGACCTGGCCCCCGACCCGGCCGTGCCCAAATTCGAGCCGCCCACCGCTGCGCCGTCCCCCCGGGCCGAGACGGCCTCGGCGTACGACCCGCAGCCCTACGGCGATTGA
- the ilvD gene encoding dihydroxy-acid dehydratase, with product MEFDPRHRSRLLLDGPGRAAARSYLKAVGYSEEDLQKPIVGIANTWTETMTCNFHLRDLAEDVKRGIREAGATPMEFNTVAISDGITMGTEGMKTSLVSREVIADSIELMGRGHYFDAVLCLAACDKTMPGCAMGLLRLDVPGMVVYGGSIAPGRYKGKDVTIQDVFEAIGAHSRGRMTDEELKELEGAACPGAGACGGQFTANTMALAFEFLGLSPIGTASPPAMDPRKKEVAYRAGKLVVEQLRRGLKPKTILTRLAFENAIAGVAATGGSTNAVLHLLAIAGEVGVPLSIDDFDTVSARTPTLADLKPGGRFVAADLDRAGGVPLVAKRLIEAGRLDGSQLTPSGRSIADESAVAVEEPGQEVVRPLDRPLKLTGGLVILRGNIAPEGCVIKVAGSERNSHRGPARVFESEEQAMAAVLSDQIQPDDVVVIRYEGPAGGPGMREMLGVTAAIVGAGLGETVALMTDGRFSGATRGLMAGHVAPEAARGGPIAALKDGDVITFDIPGRRLDVDLSDEEIAARLAGWAAPKPRYEAGVMAKYAALVSSASEGAVTRVPVPTPGS from the coding sequence ATGGAATTCGACCCACGACACCGATCCCGCCTGCTGCTCGACGGACCCGGCCGCGCCGCCGCCCGCTCCTACCTGAAGGCCGTCGGCTATTCCGAGGAGGATTTGCAGAAGCCGATCGTCGGCATCGCCAACACCTGGACCGAGACGATGACCTGCAACTTCCACCTCCGGGACCTGGCGGAGGACGTGAAGCGGGGCATCCGGGAGGCGGGTGCGACCCCCATGGAGTTCAACACCGTCGCCATCAGTGACGGCATCACCATGGGCACCGAGGGCATGAAGACCAGCCTCGTCAGCCGGGAGGTGATCGCCGACTCGATCGAGCTGATGGGACGCGGCCACTACTTCGACGCCGTCCTCTGCCTCGCCGCCTGCGACAAGACCATGCCCGGCTGCGCGATGGGGCTGCTGCGGCTCGACGTGCCGGGGATGGTCGTCTACGGCGGCTCGATCGCCCCCGGCCGATACAAGGGGAAGGACGTCACCATCCAGGACGTCTTCGAGGCGATCGGCGCCCATTCCCGGGGCCGGATGACCGACGAGGAGCTGAAGGAGCTGGAAGGGGCCGCCTGCCCCGGGGCCGGCGCCTGCGGCGGCCAGTTCACGGCGAACACGATGGCCCTGGCCTTCGAGTTCCTCGGCCTCTCGCCGATCGGCACCGCCAGCCCCCCGGCGATGGATCCCCGCAAGAAAGAGGTCGCCTACCGGGCGGGCAAGCTCGTGGTCGAGCAGCTCCGCCGCGGGCTCAAGCCGAAGACCATCCTGACCCGGCTCGCCTTCGAGAACGCGATCGCCGGCGTGGCCGCCACCGGCGGGTCGACCAACGCGGTGCTCCACCTGCTGGCGATCGCCGGGGAAGTGGGCGTGCCGCTGTCGATCGACGACTTCGACACCGTCAGCGCCCGGACCCCCACGCTGGCCGACCTGAAGCCCGGCGGCCGGTTCGTGGCCGCCGACCTCGACCGCGCCGGCGGAGTGCCGCTGGTGGCGAAGCGGTTGATCGAGGCGGGCCGGCTCGACGGCTCGCAGCTCACGCCCAGCGGCCGGTCGATCGCCGACGAGTCGGCGGTGGCCGTCGAGGAGCCGGGCCAGGAGGTGGTGCGGCCGCTGGACCGCCCGCTCAAGCTGACGGGGGGCCTGGTGATCCTCCGTGGGAACATCGCGCCGGAGGGCTGCGTCATCAAGGTAGCCGGCTCGGAGCGGAATTCCCACCGGGGCCCGGCCCGGGTGTTCGAATCCGAGGAGCAGGCGATGGCCGCCGTGCTCTCCGACCAGATCCAGCCGGACGACGTGGTGGTGATCCGCTACGAGGGCCCGGCCGGGGGCCCGGGGATGCGGGAGATGCTCGGGGTGACGGCGGCGATCGTCGGGGCCGGGCTCGGCGAGACGGTCGCCCTGATGACCGACGGCCGGTTCAGCGGCGCCACCCGGGGGCTGATGGCCGGGCACGTCGCCCCCGAGGCCGCCCGGGGGGGGCCGATCGCCGCGCTCAAGGACGGAGACGTGATCACCTTCGACATCCCCGGCCGTCGCCTGGACGTGGACCTCTCCGACGAGGAGATCGCCGCCAGGCTCGCGGGCTGGGCCGCCCCGAAGCCCCGCTACGAGGCCGGCGTGATGGCCAAGTACGCGGCCCTCGTCTCCTCGGCGTCGGAAGGGGCCGTGACCCGGGTCCCGGTGCCCACGCCCGGGTCGTGA
- a CDS encoding GlsB/YeaQ/YmgE family stress response membrane protein translates to MEMIGSVIGWAFFGLIVGALARLLHPGRDAMGLLATVLLGVVGSLAGGGIWYLLSGADEPYSAGGFFSALICSIVLLAIGLFANESNKARIRGR, encoded by the coding sequence ATGGAGATGATCGGGAGCGTCATCGGCTGGGCCTTCTTCGGGCTGATCGTCGGGGCCCTGGCACGGCTCCTCCACCCGGGCCGCGACGCGATGGGCCTGTTGGCGACGGTCCTGCTGGGGGTCGTCGGCTCGCTTGCCGGCGGCGGAATCTGGTACCTGCTCTCGGGAGCGGACGAGCCATACAGCGCCGGCGGTTTCTTCTCGGCGCTCATCTGCTCCATCGTCTTGCTGGCGATCGGGCTGTTCGCCAACGAATCGAACAAAGCCAGGATCCGCGGCCGCTGA
- a CDS encoding DUF4112 domain-containing protein, translated as MATVKPTRVQPERLAPEQDRVDAVLEQLAWLLDAKFRLPGTSIRFGVDAIAGILPVIGDVPLGLVQAGLIGLAMHHYKLPKGVIGRMVFNVLLDTTVGSIPVLGTIFDVGYKANLKNVNLVREAIKAKRAR; from the coding sequence ATGGCGACCGTGAAACCGACCCGGGTCCAGCCCGAGCGTCTCGCGCCGGAACAGGATCGCGTCGACGCGGTCCTGGAGCAGCTCGCCTGGCTGCTGGACGCGAAATTCCGATTGCCCGGCACCTCGATCCGCTTCGGCGTGGACGCGATCGCCGGCATCCTGCCGGTCATCGGCGACGTGCCGCTCGGTCTCGTCCAGGCCGGCCTGATCGGCCTGGCCATGCATCACTACAAATTGCCGAAGGGGGTGATCGGCCGCATGGTCTTCAACGTCCTGCTGGACACGACCGTCGGCTCGATCCCCGTGCTCGGCACGATCTTCGACGTCGGCTACAAGGCCAACCTCAAGAACGTGAATCTCGTCCGAGAGGCGATCAAGGCGAAGCGGGCCCGCTGA
- a CDS encoding Sec-independent protein translocase subunit TatA/TatB has protein sequence MFQDLFTVALLPSFGPWELAVIGMVSLLIFGNRLPSVMRSLGKSVVEFKKGMNSIEEEVDEASNADPKKPEPAVKDA, from the coding sequence ATGTTCCAGGACCTGTTCACCGTCGCCCTGCTCCCCTCGTTCGGCCCCTGGGAACTCGCCGTCATCGGCATGGTCTCCCTGCTGATCTTCGGCAATCGCCTGCCGAGCGTGATGCGGTCGCTGGGCAAGAGCGTCGTCGAGTTCAAGAAGGGGATGAACAGCATCGAGGAGGAGGTCGACGAGGCCTCCAACGCCGACCCCAAGAAGCCGGAGCCCGCCGTCAAGGACGCCTGA